A genomic segment from Verrucomicrobiia bacterium encodes:
- a CDS encoding ABC transporter ATP-binding protein, giving the protein MGSPIVQFADVRKTYQMGPVTVQALRGVSFSIQPGDYISIMGPSGCGKSTLLNLLGCLDRPSSGQYFLGGDDVSQMDDDSLSTVRGARLGFIFQSYNLIQQLTVVENIEVPLYYQDRPEDECREIACRLASLVGLGKRLDHKPFELSGGQQQRVAIARALVNDPLVILADEPTGNLDSSSGKEILKVFDDLNAQGKTLILVTHDVSVGERSSRAIRLRDGEIETDVRR; this is encoded by the coding sequence ATGGGATCGCCGATCGTTCAGTTTGCAGACGTTCGCAAAACGTACCAGATGGGGCCCGTGACGGTTCAAGCCTTGCGCGGCGTTTCGTTCAGCATCCAGCCCGGCGATTACATCAGCATCATGGGACCGTCTGGATGCGGAAAATCGACACTGCTCAACCTGCTCGGCTGCCTGGACCGGCCCTCCTCGGGACAGTATTTCCTGGGCGGCGATGACGTTTCGCAAATGGATGATGATTCACTCTCGACTGTCCGCGGCGCGAGATTGGGCTTTATTTTCCAGAGCTACAACCTGATTCAGCAGCTCACGGTGGTTGAGAACATTGAGGTTCCGCTCTATTACCAGGATCGGCCTGAAGACGAATGCCGCGAGATCGCCTGCCGGCTCGCGTCGCTTGTCGGCCTTGGAAAGCGGCTCGATCACAAGCCGTTCGAACTTTCCGGTGGCCAGCAGCAGCGCGTTGCGATTGCGCGCGCGCTCGTGAACGACCCGCTCGTCATCCTCGCTGACGAACCGACAGGCAATCTGGATTCGTCGTCGGGCAAGGAAATCCTGAAGGTGTTTGACGACCTGAATGCGCAGGGAAAAACGTTAATCCTCGTGACCCACGACGTTTCTGTCGGCGAGCGATCCAGCCGGGCAATTCGGCTGAGGGATGGCGAAATTGAAACCGATGTCCGACGCTAA
- a CDS encoding efflux RND transporter periplasmic adaptor subunit encodes MRQLTKIYTVIRRQPAWMQLAGVVLIIGGAILWFGRGSKVQEGAPTFAARRGALNISVLEGGSLQALEAQEIKCEVRVGYQGAKILKIVEEGYLVTDEDVKNGKILCELDSSDLQSRMVQQEIQYQSALASLTDAQQNYEIQLGQNDSDIKAAEQKVRFARMDFDKFLGDKVTSQIVKDIGLDQYLAEATTNNVEQTLNASAAIPETPTRAVDTDKLMVMQVSSAGEVPETISVKLPVREAGSTATTAAPEVAPIEEPERVTRTFWVDFSRYADMNLLGDGEAKQKLRKLEDDLQVAQKELGQASTALEGTRRLFSKGFVPKTEITRDEISHESARLKVQTAETAQALFLKYEFLRSAEESLSKYSEAVRELDKARRVAISKLAQARARLNSARGQYEVQSRQRQDLQEQLAKCVLRAEKSGLVVYGANRDDGVYYGNQEPIREGATVRERQAIITIPDMTRMAVNVKIHESYIKKVKKGQKARITVDAFPDETLTGEITKVGVLPDSQNRWMNPDLKVYLTTIAIDGTHEWVKPGMSAKVEVLVNQLDDVIYVPIQAVVPEEGKQVCYVVNGGSPERRPVQVGEFTDEFIEIRQGIREGERVMLRPPTASAPTSPSEPRPADKPLENETAPPETTTGPATTAKI; translated from the coding sequence ATGCGGCAGCTTACTAAAATCTACACAGTCATTCGTCGGCAACCCGCGTGGATGCAGCTGGCGGGAGTCGTCCTGATCATCGGCGGCGCCATCCTTTGGTTTGGGCGCGGTTCAAAGGTCCAGGAAGGCGCTCCCACGTTCGCAGCGCGGCGCGGCGCATTGAACATCTCGGTCCTTGAAGGCGGCAGCCTGCAGGCCCTCGAAGCCCAGGAAATCAAATGCGAAGTCCGCGTCGGCTATCAGGGCGCCAAAATCCTCAAGATCGTCGAGGAAGGATATCTCGTCACGGACGAGGACGTTAAGAATGGCAAGATTTTGTGCGAGCTCGACTCCTCGGATCTCCAGAGCCGCATGGTGCAGCAGGAAATCCAATATCAATCCGCCCTCGCGAGCCTCACCGACGCGCAACAGAACTACGAAATCCAGCTCGGACAAAACGACAGTGACATCAAGGCCGCAGAACAGAAGGTCCGATTCGCGCGGATGGATTTCGACAAGTTCCTCGGCGACAAGGTCACGTCGCAAATCGTCAAGGACATCGGGCTCGATCAGTATCTCGCCGAAGCGACGACGAACAATGTGGAGCAGACGCTCAACGCATCCGCCGCCATTCCTGAGACCCCCACGCGAGCAGTCGACACCGACAAACTCATGGTCATGCAGGTCTCCTCGGCGGGCGAAGTTCCCGAGACCATTTCAGTGAAGCTGCCTGTTCGCGAGGCAGGCAGCACGGCAACCACTGCTGCTCCCGAGGTTGCGCCCATCGAGGAACCCGAACGCGTGACCCGCACGTTCTGGGTGGATTTCAGCCGGTACGCAGACATGAACCTGCTCGGCGACGGCGAAGCGAAACAGAAACTGCGCAAGCTTGAAGACGACTTGCAGGTCGCGCAAAAGGAACTCGGGCAGGCCTCGACTGCTTTGGAAGGTACACGGCGGCTGTTCTCAAAAGGCTTCGTCCCGAAGACTGAAATCACACGCGACGAAATCTCGCATGAGAGCGCCCGCTTGAAAGTGCAGACGGCCGAAACCGCCCAGGCGCTGTTCCTGAAGTACGAATTTCTGAGGTCTGCCGAGGAATCGCTTTCCAAGTATTCGGAAGCCGTTCGCGAACTCGACAAGGCCCGGCGCGTTGCCATTTCCAAACTTGCGCAGGCACGAGCGCGCCTCAACTCGGCGCGCGGCCAGTATGAAGTGCAATCGCGGCAGCGGCAGGATCTCCAGGAACAATTGGCAAAATGCGTCTTGCGCGCTGAAAAGAGCGGGCTCGTGGTGTATGGCGCGAATCGCGATGACGGCGTTTATTATGGCAACCAGGAACCCATTCGCGAAGGCGCCACCGTGCGCGAGCGCCAGGCGATCATCACCATTCCCGACATGACCCGCATGGCTGTAAACGTGAAGATCCATGAGAGCTACATCAAAAAGGTGAAGAAGGGTCAAAAGGCCCGCATCACTGTCGACGCGTTCCCCGATGAAACTCTGACAGGCGAGATCACCAAGGTAGGCGTGCTGCCTGATTCTCAAAATCGCTGGATGAATCCCGACCTCAAGGTTTACCTGACCACGATCGCAATCGACGGGACGCATGAGTGGGTGAAGCCAGGCATGAGCGCGAAAGTTGAAGTCCTCGTCAACCAGCTTGATGACGTCATTTACGTTCCCATCCAGGCGGTCGTGCCCGAGGAAGGCAAGCAGGTCTGTTACGTCGTGAACGGCGGATCTCCCGAACGCCGCCCCGTGCAGGTCGGCGAATTTACGGATGAATTCATCGAGATTCGGCAGGGAATTCGCGAAGGCGAACGGGTCATGCTGCGGCCGCCCACAGCCTCGGCTCCCACCTCGCCCTCTGAACCCAGGCCTGCAGACAAGCCACTCGAGAACGAAACGGCGCCGCCCGAAACGACGACCGGTCCTGCGACCACGGCGAAGATTTGA
- a CDS encoding TolC family protein, producing the protein MKKWPLQSVYSALKLSTNYWKTTRCWPALLLALVLAGCSAARYEKAADRRAYKILEAKSKAVPNADPAFTIEQTNVVDLASLPTVPAAADFLGTDGTNEIGAHILPLDEALKVAVRHNRTYQLRKEQLYLSALSLTLARHQFAPLFSGGGSAGVGGQAINEAVEVIDPVTQEPVVVLTDRLVEDQHVQADGDLNVDWLIRDVGRLSVALSTDFVRFITGDPRSATSSRVAATFVRPLLRDAGFKRQMENLTQAERDVLYDLRDFTQFRKDFSVQVATAYYRVLGQRDAVRNSFLNLESSRRNAERTRALAAEGRVTTADLGRLEQQELSAESGWINAVSVYQQSLDNFKLQQLGIPVTINLVLDDRELEKLVIQHPNLDAENSVKVALVARMDLMNVRDQLTDAERSVALARDALKTQVDFIATGGFVSGDEPYGRLALPDPDRYSWSAGLDVDLPFDRTSERNSYRGALIAAKRAVRNVEQQEDQIRLEVRESWRTLDQAKRNYEISEIGVGIAERRVEEQELLSEVGRARAQDQVDAQNALIDSKNERTQALVTHTIARLQFWNQMGILYIKDNGQWQEVSNAAAY; encoded by the coding sequence ATGAAGAAATGGCCGCTCCAGTCAGTCTATAGCGCGTTGAAGCTATCGACGAACTACTGGAAAACAACCCGGTGCTGGCCGGCGTTGTTGCTCGCCCTTGTGCTCGCAGGCTGCAGTGCCGCGCGCTACGAAAAGGCTGCTGACCGCCGCGCCTACAAGATTCTTGAAGCAAAATCCAAAGCCGTTCCCAACGCGGACCCCGCCTTCACCATCGAGCAAACCAATGTCGTGGATCTCGCTTCGCTCCCGACCGTTCCCGCTGCAGCGGATTTTCTCGGCACCGATGGGACCAACGAGATCGGCGCACACATCCTGCCATTGGACGAGGCCTTGAAGGTGGCGGTTCGACACAACCGCACGTATCAGCTGCGCAAGGAACAGCTCTACCTTTCAGCCCTCAGCCTGACGCTGGCCCGGCATCAATTCGCTCCCCTTTTCTCGGGCGGGGGAAGCGCCGGCGTCGGGGGCCAGGCCATCAATGAGGCCGTGGAAGTCATCGACCCTGTGACGCAGGAACCGGTCGTCGTGCTGACCGACAGGCTCGTCGAGGATCAGCATGTGCAAGCCGACGGCGACCTGAACGTGGATTGGCTGATCCGCGACGTGGGCCGCCTGTCTGTTGCGTTGAGCACGGATTTTGTGCGGTTCATCACGGGCGATCCGCGTTCGGCAACCTCGTCGCGTGTGGCTGCAACATTCGTCCGGCCGTTGCTGCGCGATGCGGGTTTCAAGCGACAGATGGAAAACCTGACACAGGCGGAGCGTGACGTGTTATACGACCTGCGCGATTTTACTCAATTTCGCAAGGACTTCAGCGTGCAGGTCGCGACCGCGTACTATCGCGTGCTGGGCCAGCGCGATGCCGTTCGCAACAGCTTTCTCAATCTTGAAAGCTCCCGCCGCAATGCCGAACGCACGCGTGCACTTGCCGCCGAAGGCCGTGTGACCACCGCCGACCTCGGCCGTCTGGAGCAGCAGGAACTCAGCGCGGAAAGCGGCTGGATCAACGCCGTCAGCGTTTACCAGCAATCCCTCGACAACTTCAAGCTGCAGCAGTTGGGAATTCCCGTGACAATCAACCTCGTCCTCGACGATCGGGAACTGGAAAAACTGGTCATTCAACATCCCAACCTGGACGCCGAGAACTCCGTGAAAGTCGCGCTCGTCGCGCGCATGGACCTCATGAACGTGCGGGATCAACTCACCGACGCCGAACGCTCGGTGGCTCTGGCCCGTGACGCCTTGAAAACGCAGGTCGACTTCATCGCGACGGGCGGCTTCGTCAGCGGCGATGAACCATATGGCCGCCTCGCCCTGCCCGATCCCGACCGTTATAGCTGGAGCGCGGGACTCGATGTCGATCTTCCCTTCGATCGCACATCCGAACGCAATTCGTATCGTGGAGCTCTCATCGCCGCCAAGCGCGCGGTTCGCAACGTGGAACAGCAGGAAGACCAGATTCGCCTCGAAGTGCGCGAGAGCTGGCGAACGCTTGACCAGGCAAAGCGCAATTACGAGATCAGTGAGATTGGCGTCGGGATCGCAGAGCGCCGCGTCGAAGAGCAGGAACTGCTCTCTGAAGTGGGACGCGCCCGCGCGCAGGACCAGGTCGATGCGCAAAATGCGCTGATCGATTCAAAAAACGAACGAACCCAGGCGCTCGTGACGCACACCATCGCGCGTCTTCAATTTTGGAATCAAATGGGAATTCTTTACATCAAAGACAACGGCCAATGGCAGGAGGTATCCAATGCGGCAGCTTACTAA